The Micromonospora sp. NBC_00421 genome contains a region encoding:
- a CDS encoding flavin reductase family protein: MTVPDHLPPPVEADADALRTLLRHQASTVTVVTAPGAPAVGFTATSFTSVSLAPPIVSFCLNVGSSSWSTVARTRHLAVHLLAHHQQELARTFATSGIDRFAAPTRWRVGPEGVPILDDTLAWLLCRVVERVTVGDHAIVLAEPELIRHSDVGSPLLYHRGRYAGLAGGPDGASRRPAA; this comes from the coding sequence ATGACCGTGCCCGACCATCTCCCGCCGCCGGTCGAGGCCGACGCGGACGCGCTGCGTACGCTGCTGCGCCACCAGGCCAGCACCGTCACGGTGGTCACCGCGCCCGGTGCCCCGGCGGTCGGCTTCACCGCCACCTCGTTCACCTCGGTGTCGCTGGCCCCGCCGATCGTCTCGTTCTGCCTGAACGTCGGCTCGTCGAGCTGGTCGACGGTGGCCCGGACCCGGCATCTGGCCGTGCACCTGCTGGCCCACCACCAGCAGGAGTTGGCCCGCACCTTCGCCACCAGCGGTATCGACCGGTTCGCCGCACCGACCCGGTGGCGGGTCGGGCCGGAGGGGGTGCCGATCCTCGACGACACCCTGGCGTGGCTGCTCTGCCGGGTGGTCGAGCGGGTGACCGTCGGCGACCACGCGATCGTGCTCGCCGAGCCGGAGCTGATCCGGCACAGCGACGTCGGATCGCCGCTGCTGTACCACCGGGGCCGGTACGCCGGTCTGGCCGGCGGCCCGGACGGGGCGTCCCGCCGTCCCGCCGCCTGA
- a CDS encoding ABC transporter permease: MSLLRAVLRRVATGLVVLWVAATAAYLALLAAPGDTVDSIVADGADTPQIRAQIIAEWGLDRPAVVQYLDYLWRLAGGDLGRSYLLQRPVAEVIGEQLAPTATLAVAAAGLGALLAVAMAVGTAGRRRRWPRRASSGVELLLVSTPPFLIGIVLLSVLSFRYGLFPVSGDQGTAAVVLPAVTLALPIAGLLAQVLRDGLDRALDEPFVLTVRSRGVRERAVLLRHALRHALLPAVTLAGWLFGILLGGAVIVEQVFGRPGLGQVTLSAVTSKDMPVVLAVVTLSAAVYVLVNTAADLTHLLVDPRLRRS; the protein is encoded by the coding sequence ATGAGCCTGCTCCGGGCGGTGCTCCGCCGGGTCGCCACCGGCCTCGTCGTGCTCTGGGTCGCCGCCACCGCCGCCTATCTGGCGCTGCTGGCCGCGCCCGGGGACACCGTGGACAGCATCGTCGCCGACGGCGCGGACACCCCGCAGATCCGCGCCCAGATCATCGCCGAGTGGGGCCTGGACCGGCCGGCGGTCGTCCAGTACCTCGACTACCTGTGGCGGCTGGCCGGGGGCGACCTGGGCCGCTCCTACCTGCTGCAACGTCCGGTCGCCGAGGTCATCGGCGAGCAACTCGCCCCCACCGCGACCCTCGCCGTCGCCGCCGCCGGACTCGGGGCGCTGCTGGCCGTCGCGATGGCGGTCGGCACCGCCGGCCGTCGCCGGCGCTGGCCGCGCCGGGCCAGCTCCGGCGTCGAACTCCTGCTGGTCTCCACCCCGCCGTTCCTGATCGGCATCGTGCTGCTCAGTGTGCTGTCCTTCCGGTACGGGCTGTTCCCGGTCTCCGGCGACCAGGGGACCGCCGCCGTGGTGCTGCCGGCGGTCACCCTGGCCCTGCCCATCGCCGGCCTGCTCGCCCAGGTGCTGCGCGACGGCCTGGACCGGGCGCTGGACGAGCCGTTCGTGTTGACCGTCCGGTCCCGGGGGGTGCGGGAACGGGCGGTGCTGCTGCGCCACGCCCTGCGGCACGCCCTGTTGCCGGCGGTCACCCTCGCCGGCTGGCTCTTCGGCATCCTGCTCGGCGGTGCCGTCATCGTCGAGCAGGTGTTCGGCCGACCCGGTCTCGGCCAGGTCACCCTGAGCGCGGTGACCAGCAAGGACATGCCGGTGGTGCTGGCCGTGGTGACGCTCTCCGCCGCCGTCTACGTGCTGGTCAACACCGCCGCCGACCTGACCCACCTGCTCGTCGACCCGCGCCTGCGAAGGAGCTGA
- a CDS encoding DUF1684 domain-containing protein, giving the protein MTDAAHDIGPFVSDWRDWHRRHEETLAAPYGFLAVTGLHWLTARPQRFPDLPGQWHTGDEGVVVTLAGGEQLTVDGRPVRGRHGFGPIAERGGRTVGIEGGVLEVARRGGRDILRPRRPDHPLRTAFRGTPAYPPTPRWVLAGRYVPFDTPRPTTVGAAVEGLEHVYDAPGRIEFSVDGVPLRLTAFDGFTPGSLSVLFTDATSGVTTYPANRALAVDAPDAQGRVTLDFNRAANLPCAYTDFATCPLPPVENRLPVAVEAGEKIPYERHAPAARP; this is encoded by the coding sequence ATGACCGACGCAGCGCACGACATCGGGCCCTTCGTCAGCGACTGGCGGGACTGGCACCGGCGGCACGAGGAGACGCTGGCCGCACCGTACGGCTTCCTCGCCGTCACCGGTCTGCACTGGCTCACCGCCCGGCCGCAGCGCTTCCCCGACCTGCCCGGGCAGTGGCACACCGGCGACGAGGGGGTGGTCGTCACCCTGGCCGGGGGCGAGCAGCTCACCGTCGACGGTCGGCCGGTGCGGGGCCGGCACGGGTTCGGGCCGATAGCCGAGCGTGGTGGGCGCACCGTCGGGATCGAGGGCGGGGTGTTGGAGGTGGCCCGTCGCGGCGGGCGGGACATCCTGCGCCCCCGCCGCCCCGACCATCCACTGCGCACCGCCTTCCGGGGCACCCCGGCATACCCGCCGACACCGCGCTGGGTCCTCGCCGGGCGGTACGTGCCGTTCGACACGCCCCGGCCGACCACCGTCGGTGCGGCGGTGGAGGGGCTCGAGCACGTCTACGACGCCCCCGGTCGGATCGAGTTCAGCGTCGACGGGGTGCCGTTGCGGCTGACCGCGTTCGACGGCTTCACGCCGGGCAGCCTGTCGGTGCTGTTCACCGACGCCACCTCCGGCGTCACCACCTATCCGGCGAACCGGGCGCTGGCCGTCGACGCCCCGGACGCCCAGGGCCGGGTGACGCTGGACTTCAACCGGGCCGCCAACCTGCCCTGCGCGTACACCGACTTCGCGACCTGTCCGCTGCCGCCGGTGGAGAACCGCCTGCCGGTCGCCGTCGAGGCCGGCGAGAAGATCCCGTACGAGCGGCACGCGCCCGCCGCCCGGCCGTGA
- a CDS encoding DUF4395 domain-containing protein, producing the protein MLLDPRAPRFAAAVTTVVLAVALVTGSTVPLIAQAVVFAVTAASPRLGPYGLLYRVFVAPRLAPPRELEPAAPVRFAQLVGLLFVLVAAIGQFVGVPALGFAATGAALVAAFLNAAFDLCLGCVGYLALRRLVGRPMTARVPTGLS; encoded by the coding sequence ATGCTGCTCGACCCCCGCGCGCCGCGGTTCGCCGCCGCCGTGACCACCGTCGTCCTCGCCGTCGCCCTCGTCACCGGGTCGACGGTGCCGCTGATCGCCCAGGCGGTGGTCTTCGCGGTGACCGCGGCCAGTCCCCGCCTCGGCCCGTACGGGCTGCTCTACCGGGTCTTCGTCGCGCCCCGGCTCGCCCCGCCCCGCGAGCTGGAGCCCGCCGCGCCGGTGCGCTTCGCCCAACTCGTCGGCCTGCTCTTCGTGCTGGTCGCCGCGATCGGCCAGTTCGTCGGCGTACCGGCGCTGGGCTTCGCCGCGACCGGCGCGGCGCTGGTGGCGGCGTTCCTCAACGCGGCCTTCGACCTCTGCCTCGGCTGCGTCGGTTACCTCGCCCTGCGCCGGCTGGTCGGCCGGCCGATGACGGCCCGGGTGCCCACCGGCCTGTCCTGA
- a CDS encoding ABC transporter substrate-binding protein, whose amino-acid sequence MSVRPLRTLAVAAVLALAAGCATATTPAVEAAGQPRSGGALTWAVETEPITLNPHQYAQAKARLLVWNSFESLLTYDSQGKLVPWLATGWQATPDGLSYTLPLRAGVTFTDGTPFDAAAVKVNLDKLREPGYAPAVAAVQLRNLRAVEVVDPRTVRLTLTAPDVLILDFLASPQGAQVSPRSLREAKNLKAGGVDVVGTGPFVLDRYVPGQELHYRRNPGYDWAPPTATHTGPAHLDEITYRFLKESAVRVGALTSNQVQLIEGVPATDQPLITGNPRLRLTRELNSGSAYSYYFNVSRAPFDDLRVRQAFREALDVDTVLASVYRDTATRAWSVVSPSSPLYDRRLEGGYGGDTAKANSLLDQAGWKTRDADGYRTRDGRRLTVRLVQAAPYVRDRRDVLAQAVQAAVKQSAGIDLRVSLVDQGTAQQAFERNEYEVFDNSRADTDAGAALNLLLHSGGGINRARINDPQLDRLLEAGQATADPSRRAAGYAELQQRVVAEQALALPLYAPADQIAASTTVGGARFEPTAGVPASAYDLWIAR is encoded by the coding sequence ATGTCCGTCCGCCCCCTGCGGACCCTCGCCGTCGCCGCCGTGCTCGCGCTCGCCGCCGGCTGCGCCACCGCCACCACCCCGGCCGTCGAGGCCGCCGGGCAACCCCGCTCCGGCGGTGCCCTCACCTGGGCCGTGGAAACCGAACCGATCACCCTCAACCCGCACCAGTACGCCCAGGCCAAGGCCCGCCTGCTGGTCTGGAACAGCTTCGAGTCGCTGCTCACCTACGACAGCCAGGGCAAGCTGGTGCCCTGGCTGGCGACCGGCTGGCAGGCCACGCCGGACGGCCTGAGCTACACCCTGCCGCTGCGCGCCGGGGTGACCTTCACCGACGGCACCCCGTTCGACGCCGCCGCCGTCAAGGTCAACCTCGACAAGCTCCGCGAGCCCGGGTACGCGCCGGCGGTCGCCGCCGTGCAACTGCGCAACCTCCGGGCCGTCGAGGTCGTCGACCCGCGCACCGTACGGCTCACCCTGACCGCCCCCGACGTGCTCATCCTCGACTTCCTCGCCTCCCCGCAGGGTGCCCAGGTGTCGCCGAGGTCGCTGCGGGAGGCGAAGAACCTCAAGGCCGGCGGCGTCGACGTCGTCGGCACCGGGCCGTTCGTGCTGGACCGCTACGTCCCCGGCCAGGAACTGCACTACCGGCGCAACCCCGGCTACGACTGGGCCCCGCCCACCGCCACCCACACCGGCCCGGCCCACCTCGACGAGATCACCTACCGGTTCCTCAAGGAGTCCGCGGTGCGGGTCGGCGCCCTCACCTCGAACCAGGTACAGCTCATCGAGGGCGTGCCCGCCACCGACCAGCCACTGATCACCGGCAACCCCCGACTGCGGCTGACCCGCGAGCTGAACTCCGGCTCGGCCTATTCGTACTACTTCAACGTCTCCCGCGCCCCCTTCGACGACCTGCGGGTCCGGCAGGCGTTCCGGGAGGCCCTCGACGTCGACACCGTGCTGGCCTCGGTCTACCGGGACACCGCCACCCGGGCGTGGAGCGTGGTCAGCCCGTCCAGCCCGCTCTACGACAGGCGGCTGGAAGGCGGCTACGGCGGTGACACCGCCAAGGCCAACAGCCTGCTCGACCAGGCCGGCTGGAAGACCCGCGACGCCGACGGGTACCGCACCCGGGACGGCCGGCGGCTCACCGTACGGCTGGTGCAGGCCGCCCCGTACGTCCGGGACCGCCGCGACGTGCTCGCCCAGGCCGTACAGGCGGCGGTGAAGCAGAGCGCCGGCATCGACCTCAGGGTCTCCCTGGTCGACCAGGGCACCGCCCAGCAGGCGTTCGAGCGCAACGAGTACGAGGTCTTCGACAACTCCCGCGCCGACACCGACGCCGGAGCGGCGCTGAACCTGCTGCTGCACTCCGGGGGCGGCATCAACCGCGCCCGGATCAACGACCCGCAGCTCGACAGGCTCCTGGAGGCCGGGCAGGCCACCGCCGACCCGTCCCGTCGGGCCGCCGGCTACGCCGAGCTGCAACAGCGGGTCGTCGCGGAGCAGGCGCTCGCCCTGCCGCTCTACGCCCCGGCCGACCAGATCGCCGCCAGCACCACCGTGGGCGGGGCACGGTTCGAACCCACCGCCGGGGTGCCGGCCAGCGCGTACGACCTGTGGATCGCGCGATGA